A single region of the Mesotoga sp. BH458_6_3_2_1 genome encodes:
- a CDS encoding dihydrodipicolinate synthase family protein — MGAFKGIIPPVLTTFDSEGNIDEKRYLNLIDFLSRRVHGLFVCGTYGGGPLMTVDERKKVTELAIKGAADRVPVIAHIGSSNPNDIFELAKHAEQAGAKAVATVVPFYFPYSQADIVRFFKKLIETTALPVFIYNNPKTTGVTIDIETLKKLRDVGLYGIKDSTFDLLYFYGVKFNMDMDNFCYISGTEAFIIPSIPLGADAAICGLANALPEPVVELYEKSVEGNYEKALELQLRVNKLRDIQHYAQSIPAIHAMLKMRGIDSGYPRHPYSLVSDSVYQKIEDALKEMKAL; from the coding sequence ATGGGAGCTTTTAAAGGAATTATTCCACCGGTACTAACAACATTTGACTCAGAGGGAAATATCGATGAGAAACGGTATCTCAATCTCATAGACTTCCTTTCCAGAAGGGTTCACGGTCTCTTTGTCTGCGGTACTTACGGTGGAGGACCGCTCATGACTGTGGATGAACGAAAGAAGGTAACTGAACTTGCAATTAAGGGGGCAGCAGACCGTGTACCAGTAATCGCTCACATTGGATCAAGCAATCCAAATGATATATTCGAACTTGCCAAACATGCCGAACAAGCTGGCGCCAAAGCTGTTGCAACAGTGGTACCCTTCTACTTCCCCTACTCTCAAGCCGATATCGTCAGATTCTTCAAAAAACTCATAGAGACAACTGCTCTTCCTGTATTCATTTACAACAATCCAAAAACAACCGGAGTAACGATAGACATCGAGACTCTTAAGAAACTGAGAGACGTGGGTCTTTACGGGATAAAGGATAGCACGTTTGATCTTCTCTATTTCTACGGAGTAAAATTCAACATGGACATGGACAACTTCTGTTATATAAGCGGTACAGAAGCCTTCATTATTCCCTCGATACCACTGGGTGCCGATGCGGCTATCTGTGGACTAGCGAACGCACTTCCCGAACCGGTAGTCGAACTATATGAAAAAAGCGTTGAAGGTAATTATGAAAAGGCACTGGAGCTTCAGCTGAGAGTAAATAAACTTAGAGACATTCAGCATTATGCTCAAAGCATTCCTGCGATTCATGCAATGTTGAAAATGAGAGGTATTGATTCCGGTTATCCAAGGCATCCTTATTCTCTCGTATCTGATTCAGTTTATCAGAAGATTGAAGACGCTCTGAAAGAAATGAAGGCACTCTAG
- a CDS encoding MurR/RpiR family transcriptional regulator, protein MRVIFLGTLLDRIARESADFTPTMKRIADAVLQNPSETVNLSITQLMNRSKVGSESTIVRFYRQLGYESFHEFKVTLASEIAGSSFYHPYEDISIEDKPSDVVGKIFNGCIMALKKNSEGPIGKGITEAVDLIENSRRIICIGYGVSGSIANNLSFKLNLLGKDAIYCPDSHTNAVTLSKLGKDDCVFAISQSGESKDVVLPLQKVKNTVKIIALTGFADATLARIADLCIVAAVPEEMNLRTDAIVSRCVQMVVVDSLFACLAVREGEESLDTLSLSRRSLSYLKF, encoded by the coding sequence ATGAGGGTGATTTTTTTGGGAACTCTTCTAGATAGAATAGCCAGAGAAAGCGCCGACTTCACACCAACAATGAAGAGAATTGCAGATGCGGTTCTTCAAAACCCCTCCGAAACCGTTAATCTTTCAATAACTCAGCTTATGAACAGGTCGAAAGTGGGAAGTGAATCGACAATCGTAAGGTTCTACAGGCAGCTGGGATATGAAAGCTTTCATGAATTCAAGGTTACTCTAGCATCTGAAATCGCCGGATCGTCTTTTTATCATCCTTATGAGGATATCTCGATAGAAGACAAGCCATCAGATGTTGTCGGAAAGATTTTCAATGGGTGCATTATGGCTTTGAAAAAGAACTCAGAGGGGCCAATTGGAAAGGGAATAACCGAAGCAGTCGATTTGATTGAGAATAGTAGAAGAATAATATGCATTGGATACGGTGTTTCAGGCTCCATAGCTAACAATTTATCTTTCAAGCTGAATCTTCTCGGAAAAGATGCTATTTATTGTCCGGATTCACATACAAATGCAGTTACGCTTTCAAAACTTGGTAAGGATGACTGCGTATTCGCAATCTCCCAGTCGGGGGAGAGCAAAGACGTGGTTTTGCCTCTTCAAAAAGTGAAGAATACGGTGAAAATCATAGCGCTTACAGGATTTGCCGATGCAACGCTTGCTAGAATTGCAGATCTCTGCATTGTAGCTGCCGTCCCTGAAGAAATGAACTTGCGTACCGACGCAATCGTTTCGAGATGTGTCCAGATGGTGGTTGTTGACTCACTCTTCGCTTGTCTTGCGGTAAGGGAGGGGGAAGAGTCACTCGATACTCTTTCATTATCGAGAAGATCATTATCATATCTGAAATTCTAA
- a CDS encoding sugar kinase, with protein MSRVVTFGEIMMRLASPLGERFEQTKNFEVVYGGAEANVAVAIAKYGGKSRFVSKVSADQFGDAAIGNITVHGVDTSYVMKDTGRLGKYFYEYGYSQRPSKVIYDRDNSVFANSKPGDFDWEEIFSNATWFHFTGITPALSDGLIETCEVALTEAKKRGITVSCDLNYRSRLWSKEKARDVMTSLMKNIDVLFANEEDSESVFGIKAQGTDVSDGRLSVEGYKDVATKLRDTFDLKAVAISLRESINANFNRWSAALLTGGEFIVSTKYDINIIDRVGGGDAFAAGLIFGLDSSWESGKSLEFGVAASCLKHTIKGDFNIVSRDEVEKLLGGNASGRVVR; from the coding sequence ATGTCCAGAGTAGTTACCTTCGGAGAAATAATGATGCGTCTTGCATCTCCTTTGGGAGAGAGATTTGAGCAGACTAAGAATTTCGAAGTTGTTTACGGGGGAGCGGAAGCCAATGTAGCCGTTGCGATTGCGAAGTACGGGGGGAAAAGCAGATTCGTGTCAAAGGTGTCGGCAGATCAATTCGGAGATGCGGCCATAGGAAACATAACGGTCCACGGGGTGGATACCAGTTATGTCATGAAAGATACCGGCAGGCTAGGTAAGTATTTCTACGAATATGGTTATTCTCAGAGGCCATCAAAAGTTATTTACGATCGTGATAACTCGGTCTTCGCTAATTCAAAGCCCGGGGATTTCGACTGGGAAGAGATTTTCTCAAACGCCACCTGGTTTCACTTCACAGGCATCACTCCTGCACTAAGCGATGGGTTGATCGAAACATGCGAAGTAGCTCTGACGGAGGCCAAGAAGAGAGGGATAACTGTCTCTTGCGATCTCAATTACAGGTCGAGATTGTGGAGCAAAGAAAAGGCGAGAGATGTAATGACTTCCCTTATGAAGAATATAGATGTGCTCTTTGCAAATGAGGAAGATAGCGAATCTGTCTTTGGAATAAAGGCACAGGGAACTGATGTTAGCGATGGCAGGCTAAGTGTCGAGGGATACAAAGATGTGGCAACAAAGCTTAGGGACACATTTGATCTGAAGGCAGTCGCAATTTCCCTAAGAGAAAGCATAAATGCCAATTTCAACAGGTGGTCCGCAGCGCTGCTTACCGGTGGGGAATTCATTGTATCTACGAAATACGACATAAACATAATCGATCGTGTAGGCGGAGGAGATGCATTTGCTGCGGGATTGATCTTTGGACTTGACAGTTCATGGGAATCGGGGAAGTCGCTTGAGTTCGGTGTCGCTGCATCTTGCCTAAAACACACAATAAAGGGAGACTTCAACATTGTATCTAGGGACGAGGTCGAAAAGCTACTTGGTGGAAACGCTTCAGGAAGAGTTGTGAGGTAG
- a CDS encoding threonine synthase — protein MQSCDVCGFQNSNSVGIPKCPKCGNTLNYRYNQIGETGLDDFPDKDRYGMWKYHRLLPIDDFHHCVTLGEGATPLTTSVRLRAELGSTGRIMLKDETQNPTGTYKDRPAVMGVIKAIEIGSEKVIIASDGNAGPATAAYCARAGLRCFVLMPADTPVERNVQTILYGANLILVENSTVSDCIDLITELPEYYNWTHLTTAAAVNPYHFEGTKTIAFEIAEDLGWNTPDWVIVPAGGAGLLAAVWKGFLEMIEAGIITDLPRLLAVQAEGCAPLVRAFKEHNTKIERWEKPSTLAMAISVPYPLDGELALQAIRDSGGSAISVSDSEMVNATRVMARLEGIFAEPTGAASIAGLAKAIEEGIVSKEESVVALVTGTGLKVISSFGKILEVHKTIGRNISDLKSTLDG, from the coding sequence GTGCAAAGTTGTGACGTATGCGGTTTCCAGAACAGCAATTCAGTTGGTATCCCAAAATGCCCTAAGTGTGGCAACACTCTTAATTACAGATACAATCAAATTGGCGAAACGGGTCTGGATGATTTTCCGGACAAAGATCGTTACGGCATGTGGAAATACCATAGACTACTACCAATCGATGATTTTCATCACTGTGTAACGCTTGGAGAGGGTGCAACCCCTTTAACTACTAGCGTTAGACTTCGAGCAGAGTTGGGAAGCACCGGGAGAATTATGCTGAAGGACGAGACTCAGAACCCTACCGGCACTTACAAAGATCGTCCTGCGGTTATGGGTGTCATTAAGGCTATAGAAATCGGTTCAGAAAAAGTGATCATCGCTTCTGATGGAAACGCTGGCCCTGCAACAGCCGCTTATTGTGCCCGAGCTGGACTTCGTTGCTTCGTACTGATGCCTGCCGATACGCCTGTTGAAAGAAACGTGCAAACGATCTTGTATGGTGCTAATCTCATCCTTGTGGAAAACAGTACTGTAAGCGATTGCATTGACTTGATAACTGAACTACCTGAATATTACAACTGGACTCATCTGACAACTGCCGCGGCAGTCAATCCTTATCACTTTGAAGGTACGAAGACCATAGCTTTCGAGATTGCGGAAGATCTTGGATGGAATACTCCAGATTGGGTTATAGTGCCCGCGGGAGGGGCCGGACTATTAGCGGCTGTTTGGAAAGGTTTTTTAGAGATGATAGAAGCTGGCATAATAACTGACCTCCCAAGATTACTTGCCGTTCAGGCCGAGGGGTGTGCGCCTTTAGTAAGAGCCTTTAAGGAGCACAATACAAAGATCGAGAGATGGGAAAAGCCCAGTACCCTGGCGATGGCCATTAGCGTTCCTTACCCGCTTGACGGTGAACTTGCTCTTCAAGCAATAAGGGATTCCGGTGGGTCGGCTATCTCCGTGTCGGATAGTGAGATGGTTAACGCTACCCGTGTCATGGCAAGACTCGAGGGCATCTTTGCAGAACCAACTGGTGCGGCTTCTATAGCAGGTTTGGCGAAAGCCATTGAAGAGGGAATCGTAAGTAAGGAAGAATCGGTTGTTGCGCTTGTTACAGGGACAGGACTAAAAGTCATCTCATCGTTTGGCAAGATTCTTGAGGTACATAAGACGATTGGAAGGAACATTTCAGATCTGAAGAGCACTTTGGATGGATAG